A DNA window from Gemmatimonadaceae bacterium contains the following coding sequences:
- a CDS encoding ATP-binding protein, which yields MPRTHPATRDEVIQLLLAHRTLGDAPREELEWLADHGELRDYEIGDVFIQPDALPTEMIIVFAGDGAVYVERGGEKKKFLEWRAGDVTGMLPYSRMKKAPGVSKTEHPLLGLVINVSCFRELTVQCPVVTERLVHIMIDRARQFSATDWQLDKLASLGRLSAGLAHELNNPASAVARAARTLVDKLAKAEAAARELGALNLGEREITLIDNMREGNAFPRMTGVFSAIERADREEEVGEWLDAHGADPDTAQSLSENGVPVFALDDLARAVPDEALDTALRSVAAGVTTRLLAEDIERAATRIHDLVGAIKRFTYMDRATVREPADISQGVSDTIAVLGSKAKAKSASVRIDIPSDLPKVGAYGGELNQVWSNLIDNALDALPEQGGEITVSARPDNNARVVVRIADNGSGIPADVLPRIFDPFFTTKPMGQGTGLGLDISRRIVASHDGTIDVDSKPGKTEFRVSLPVLK from the coding sequence ATGCCCAGGACCCATCCCGCCACTCGAGACGAAGTCATTCAACTGCTGCTCGCGCACCGGACGCTCGGCGACGCGCCGCGCGAGGAGCTGGAGTGGCTCGCCGACCACGGCGAGCTGCGCGACTACGAGATCGGCGACGTCTTCATCCAGCCCGATGCGCTTCCGACGGAGATGATCATCGTCTTTGCCGGCGACGGGGCGGTCTACGTCGAGCGGGGCGGCGAGAAGAAGAAATTCCTCGAATGGCGCGCCGGCGACGTGACGGGAATGCTCCCGTACTCGAGGATGAAAAAGGCGCCGGGTGTCTCGAAGACCGAACATCCGCTGCTTGGTCTCGTGATCAACGTCAGTTGTTTTCGCGAGCTGACCGTGCAGTGCCCCGTCGTCACCGAGCGACTCGTGCACATCATGATCGACCGCGCGCGTCAGTTTTCGGCCACCGATTGGCAGCTCGACAAGCTGGCGTCGCTGGGGCGTCTCTCGGCGGGGCTGGCCCATGAGCTGAACAATCCGGCGTCGGCTGTCGCGCGGGCGGCGCGCACGCTCGTCGACAAGCTCGCGAAGGCCGAGGCGGCGGCGCGCGAGCTGGGGGCGTTGAACCTGGGAGAACGCGAGATCACGCTAATCGACAACATGCGGGAGGGGAACGCGTTTCCGCGGATGACGGGAGTTTTTTCGGCGATCGAGCGGGCGGACCGCGAAGAGGAAGTGGGTGAGTGGCTCGACGCGCACGGCGCCGATCCCGACACCGCGCAGAGCTTGAGCGAGAACGGGGTGCCGGTGTTCGCGCTCGATGACCTCGCGCGGGCGGTTCCCGACGAGGCGCTCGACACGGCGCTTCGCTCGGTGGCCGCGGGTGTGACGACGCGCTTGCTGGCCGAAGACATCGAGCGCGCCGCGACGCGGATTCACGACCTGGTCGGTGCGATCAAGCGCTTCACCTACATGGACCGGGCGACCGTCCGCGAGCCGGCCGATATCTCGCAGGGCGTTTCCGACACGATCGCCGTGCTGGGGTCGAAGGCCAAGGCGAAGTCGGCCTCGGTGCGCATCGACATTCCGAGTGATCTTCCGAAGGTGGGCGCCTACGGCGGCGAGCTGAATCAGGTGTGGTCGAACCTCATTGACAACGCGCTGGACGCGTTGCCCGAGCAGGGCGGAGAAATCACGGTCAGCGCGCGCCCGGACAACAATGCGCGCGTCGTGGTGCGGATCGCGGACAACGGCTCGGGAATTCCCGCGGATGTCCTGCCGCGGATCTTCGATCCTTTCTTTACGACGAAGCCGATGGGGCAGGGGACGGGGCTTGGGCTTGATATCAGTCGGCGGATCGTGGCCTCGCACGACGGAACTATTGACGTGGATTCCAAGCCGGGGAAGACGGAATTCAGGGTGTCGCTGCCGGTGTTGAAATGA
- a CDS encoding aminotransferase class V-fold PLP-dependent enzyme — protein MRSSPADLSPDEFRAVGKALVDRVADFLATLRDQLVAPDTTPAAVRARVGADAPVPRVGIPASEVLERAADVYLSGSTLNGHPRFFGYITSSASPIGALADMLAATVNANVGAWSLSPVATEIERQTVRWIAELIGFPTDTGGILVSGGNVANLVCFIAATRDRARTDVRSHGIASGERLVVYASSEVHTWLEKAADICGLGLDAVRAVPVDAGRAMRTDALREQIERDRREGFRPAVVVGTAGSVGTGAIDPLREIAAIAKENDMWFHVDGAYGAPAAVLDDAPPELRAIAVADSIAVDPHKWLYAPLEAGCALVRSPSALHDAFSFHPTYFRFEGDASDPPTNYYEWGLQNSRGFRALKVWTTIQQVGREGYQRMIADDIALSREMHRLASAEPELETFTQGLSISTFRYVPNGFDRAAAGANDYLNALNAALLERVQLEGTTYLSNAVLDGAFALRACIVNFRTTSADVRAAIDVILRLGRVVDADLRPSSLGGRGPMRPAEKAAPVPSATSQ, from the coding sequence ATGCGTTCTTCTCCCGCTGACCTTTCTCCCGACGAATTCCGCGCAGTCGGCAAAGCTCTCGTCGACCGCGTAGCGGATTTTCTGGCCACGCTGCGCGATCAACTCGTGGCTCCGGACACGACTCCCGCGGCGGTGCGTGCAAGAGTGGGGGCGGACGCGCCGGTTCCGCGCGTCGGCATTCCGGCTTCGGAAGTGCTCGAGCGCGCGGCGGATGTGTATCTGTCGGGCTCTACGCTCAACGGGCATCCGCGGTTCTTCGGCTACATCACGTCGTCCGCGTCGCCGATCGGCGCGTTGGCCGACATGCTCGCCGCGACGGTCAACGCGAATGTTGGCGCGTGGTCGTTGTCGCCCGTGGCGACCGAAATCGAGCGGCAGACGGTGCGGTGGATCGCGGAGCTGATCGGATTTCCGACCGACACCGGCGGAATTCTGGTGAGCGGTGGCAACGTCGCGAATCTCGTGTGCTTCATCGCGGCGACGCGCGACAGGGCAAGGACGGATGTTCGGTCGCACGGCATTGCGAGCGGTGAGCGCCTGGTCGTGTACGCGTCGAGCGAGGTTCACACCTGGCTCGAAAAAGCGGCCGACATCTGCGGACTGGGTCTCGACGCGGTGCGTGCCGTTCCGGTCGACGCTGGGCGTGCGATGCGCACGGACGCGCTGCGAGAGCAGATCGAGCGCGATCGGCGCGAGGGCTTTCGCCCGGCCGTCGTCGTTGGCACCGCCGGCTCGGTCGGCACGGGCGCGATCGATCCGTTGCGCGAGATCGCCGCCATCGCGAAGGAAAACGATATGTGGTTCCACGTCGACGGCGCGTACGGCGCCCCGGCGGCGGTTCTCGACGACGCACCGCCGGAGCTTCGCGCGATCGCGGTTGCGGATTCGATTGCCGTCGATCCACACAAATGGCTTTACGCGCCGCTCGAGGCGGGGTGCGCGCTGGTTCGCAGCCCCAGTGCGCTGCACGACGCGTTTTCCTTTCACCCGACGTATTTCCGGTTCGAGGGCGACGCCAGTGATCCACCGACGAACTACTACGAGTGGGGCCTGCAAAACTCCCGCGGCTTCCGCGCGCTCAAGGTCTGGACGACGATCCAGCAAGTTGGACGCGAGGGGTATCAGCGAATGATCGCGGACGACATCGCGTTGTCGCGCGAGATGCATCGCCTCGCGAGCGCGGAGCCCGAGCTCGAGACGTTCACGCAGGGTCTGAGCATCAGCACGTTTCGCTACGTCCCGAACGGTTTCGATCGGGCGGCCGCCGGTGCGAACGACTATCTCAACGCACTGAACGCCGCTCTGCTCGAACGGGTACAGCTCGAGGGGACGACCTATCTCTCCAACGCGGTCCTCGACGGGGCGTTCGCATTGCGCGCGTGCATTGTAAACTTCCGGACCACGTCGGCCGACGTTCGGGCCGCCATCGACGTGATCCTTCGCCTCGGCAGGGTGGTTGACGCGGACCTGCGCCCGTCAAGTCTTGGCGGGCGGGGTCCCATGCGTCCCGCCGAAAAGGCTGCTCCGGTTCCTTCAGCGACGTCCCAATAG
- a CDS encoding glycosyltransferase family 87 protein, with amino-acid sequence MTDLRIGKDRVRLYGVGLALIGLSQLRFVSSVGHYWDWPDFYVAGATAGTRALLDPAAHAAWGTAHQLPVTAFAYAPGFAWLLAPAAHLSIPWGFALNAILMSVAAVFAALLASRVYSIDRAQATYMTIGWAPVTAAVVTGQNSPLGLLLSLVAIDGLQSDDALRAGLAVGALGYKPTYVLPFGLLLLLYRKWKALGVVAACGVGWYVLSAYAAGGDWMWPRPYLESVASYVGPDFAYNRAKAVSLPGVLMVAGVSSKVAFPLGMALLIGALVWLRVRGADLVQAASFAGAIAVATSPHAWPYDAAVALPGLFWIAAKGQEPARTRAIVVAYAVAPTWLAAHVLGFDLFAIVVIGGAAWVVGASGNRRSEEGLGPKLPNAETS; translated from the coding sequence GTGACCGATCTGCGGATCGGAAAGGATCGGGTCCGCCTCTACGGAGTCGGGCTCGCCCTGATCGGTCTGTCGCAGCTGCGTTTCGTCTCGAGCGTCGGGCACTACTGGGACTGGCCCGATTTCTATGTGGCTGGTGCTACGGCTGGTACGCGGGCTCTGCTCGATCCCGCCGCGCACGCGGCGTGGGGCACGGCGCACCAACTTCCAGTCACCGCGTTCGCATACGCGCCGGGTTTCGCGTGGTTGCTCGCGCCGGCGGCACACCTGTCGATCCCGTGGGGATTCGCGCTCAACGCGATTCTCATGTCCGTTGCGGCAGTCTTCGCCGCGTTGTTGGCGTCGCGCGTGTATTCGATCGATCGCGCACAGGCGACGTACATGACCATCGGCTGGGCCCCGGTCACGGCGGCGGTCGTCACGGGGCAAAACAGTCCGCTCGGGTTGCTCCTGTCGCTCGTCGCCATTGACGGACTGCAAAGTGACGACGCGCTGCGAGCCGGACTGGCCGTCGGCGCGCTCGGCTACAAGCCGACGTACGTGCTGCCGTTCGGACTGCTGCTTCTTTTGTATAGAAAGTGGAAAGCGCTTGGGGTCGTGGCGGCGTGCGGCGTGGGGTGGTATGTCCTGAGCGCTTACGCCGCGGGCGGCGACTGGATGTGGCCGAGGCCGTATTTGGAGTCGGTCGCGAGTTACGTCGGGCCGGATTTCGCGTACAACCGTGCCAAGGCGGTGAGTTTGCCGGGCGTGCTGATGGTCGCCGGTGTCTCGTCGAAGGTCGCATTCCCACTCGGAATGGCGCTGCTCATCGGCGCGCTTGTGTGGCTGCGGGTTCGCGGGGCTGACCTGGTGCAGGCGGCTAGTTTCGCGGGAGCCATTGCGGTCGCGACGAGTCCGCATGCGTGGCCGTACGACGCGGCGGTGGCGTTACCGGGTTTGTTTTGGATAGCCGCGAAAGGGCAGGAGCCGGCGAGGACGAGGGCGATCGTGGTGGCGTACGCGGTGGCGCCGACGTGGTTGGCGGCGCATGTCTTGGGATTTGATCTGTTTGCGATCGTGGTAATTGGAGGAGCGGCGTGGGTGGTTGGGGCGAGTGGGAATCGGCGAAGTGAGGAGGGCCTAGGGCCGAAACTGCCGAACGCCGAAACTTCCTGA
- a CDS encoding pilus assembly protein TadG-related protein: protein MQRLKMKLSNRKGFTLILSALLIFVFIGAAAMAVDVGHIQMRRAELHAAADAAALAGIEKFAASDDAGQALAEAQLFAGKFKADTTTLSLAAADFTLGHWDSGTGFAAGGTPTNAAQAIVRYTGPLTFAPALFGHITQHAGLARSIAIGVPSKSVTQSTCVAPVVLSFGDLLAQLGLPSNTTTLTQADINNLMNATAANAVTLGIPNGSQVNSLNNGLFYQVQMPPVLTAGGATQNGQSPSASMFKNAFTCTGGNAAVGVGDWLAIINGQDANQAKQGMDNANGGTYPTTIEVALTGNYSNTVTPVCASGGSVKGCLQVLYLGAFTVTQEPDSKGVVGYFTTADPKAGGITGTGTSPGPLALVKTRLVF, encoded by the coding sequence ATGCAAAGGCTCAAAATGAAGTTGTCGAATCGGAAGGGATTCACGCTCATCCTGTCGGCGCTGTTGATCTTCGTGTTCATCGGGGCGGCGGCGATGGCTGTCGACGTTGGACACATCCAGATGCGCCGCGCCGAGCTTCACGCGGCGGCCGATGCCGCGGCGTTGGCGGGGATCGAGAAGTTCGCCGCGTCGGACGACGCAGGCCAGGCTCTGGCTGAAGCGCAGCTCTTCGCCGGGAAATTCAAGGCCGACACGACGACGTTGTCGCTTGCTGCCGCCGATTTTACTCTCGGCCACTGGGACTCAGGCACCGGATTCGCGGCTGGTGGCACCCCGACCAACGCCGCGCAAGCGATAGTTCGGTATACGGGACCGCTCACCTTCGCACCGGCGCTTTTCGGACACATCACCCAGCACGCCGGGTTGGCGAGGTCGATCGCGATCGGCGTGCCGAGCAAGTCGGTGACGCAGTCGACGTGCGTCGCGCCCGTCGTGCTCTCGTTCGGGGACCTGCTTGCTCAGCTCGGGCTTCCGTCGAATACCACGACGCTCACGCAAGCCGATATCAACAATCTCATGAACGCGACCGCCGCGAATGCGGTCACTTTGGGCATTCCGAACGGCAGCCAGGTCAACTCTCTGAACAACGGGTTGTTCTACCAGGTACAAATGCCTCCGGTGTTGACTGCGGGGGGGGCGACGCAGAACGGCCAATCGCCAAGCGCTTCGATGTTCAAGAATGCGTTCACGTGCACCGGTGGCAATGCCGCGGTGGGCGTCGGCGACTGGCTCGCCATCATCAACGGCCAGGACGCGAACCAAGCCAAGCAGGGAATGGACAACGCGAACGGCGGCACCTATCCGACGACGATCGAGGTGGCGCTGACCGGCAACTATTCCAATACCGTGACCCCAGTTTGCGCGTCGGGCGGCTCGGTCAAGGGGTGCCTCCAGGTCCTGTACCTTGGAGCGTTTACGGTCACCCAGGAACCCGACTCAAAGGGCGTGGTTGGGTATTTCACCACGGCTGATCCCAAGGCGGGCGGCATAACCGGCACGGGCACATCGCCCGGGCCACTGGCGCTCGTAAAGACTCGATTGGTTTTTTGA
- a CDS encoding efflux RND transporter periplasmic adaptor subunit — MIGLRHLSRRAPLPVFAVALSSLGISACAKKQERAQRPVAMVSVVAARRATVPYIIESNGIVTPVQTVSVTPQVDGIIQSVDFAEGQEVRTGQPLFHIDSRPYQNAYNQAVAVLARDSATWAAADVNARRYKDLLAAKVITPLEAEAQFTSAATAVATLQSDHAAVEQARFNLDNAVVRAPIGGRTGNVLVKRGNLVRSGAATPLVVINQVRPIYVRFSIPSSELPLVQQYGAGGGLAVAAVPSGVAPATPSIDSLAAAAMNPVNDPPGQDGGGFSGSPGGKSGGGGRGRRGAGGPSSGPGPSAGGSATDGASGGANGTVGTPRGAQQAGNTTQPGAQSAAGAGVAGPPVGERLMGKLSFIDNAIDTSTQTVQLKATFDNTNGRLWAGQFTATSLHLFDEDGALVVPTQAIVNGQRGTYVYVIDQADTARQRGVVVERQESGLAVIASGIHDGDRVVTDGQSRLTPDAPVRIRGANDMGGGGASGSGRRGRGGKGRAGGGGGGGGSGGGQPSGNGGGTGSR; from the coding sequence ATGATCGGATTGCGACACCTCTCCCGTCGCGCACCGTTGCCGGTTTTTGCCGTCGCGCTGTCGTCGCTGGGCATTTCCGCCTGTGCCAAAAAGCAAGAGCGTGCTCAACGTCCCGTGGCGATGGTTTCCGTCGTCGCCGCGCGCCGAGCCACTGTCCCCTACATCATCGAATCGAACGGAATCGTGACGCCGGTTCAGACCGTCTCCGTCACGCCGCAGGTCGATGGAATCATCCAATCGGTGGATTTCGCCGAGGGGCAGGAAGTCCGGACGGGACAGCCGCTCTTCCATATCGACTCGCGGCCGTATCAGAACGCCTACAACCAGGCGGTCGCGGTTCTGGCGCGCGACAGCGCCACGTGGGCGGCCGCCGACGTAAACGCGAGGAGATACAAAGATCTCCTAGCGGCCAAAGTCATCACGCCGCTCGAGGCGGAGGCGCAGTTCACCTCTGCCGCGACTGCCGTCGCGACGCTTCAGTCGGATCACGCCGCGGTCGAGCAGGCGAGGTTCAACCTCGACAACGCAGTCGTCCGCGCGCCGATCGGCGGCCGCACGGGCAACGTACTGGTCAAGCGCGGCAATCTCGTTCGCTCGGGGGCGGCCACACCGTTGGTTGTGATCAACCAGGTGCGCCCGATCTACGTTCGATTCTCGATTCCGTCGTCCGAGCTGCCGTTGGTCCAGCAGTACGGTGCGGGCGGCGGCCTTGCGGTCGCGGCAGTACCCAGCGGGGTGGCTCCGGCGACCCCGTCGATCGATTCGCTGGCCGCGGCGGCAATGAACCCGGTCAACGACCCGCCAGGTCAAGACGGCGGCGGCTTTTCCGGAAGCCCCGGCGGCAAATCGGGGGGGGGAGGACGCGGTCGACGCGGTGCCGGCGGCCCATCGTCTGGGCCCGGGCCGTCAGCCGGCGGGTCAGCGACCGACGGCGCGTCCGGCGGGGCCAACGGAACAGTCGGCACGCCGCGCGGGGCGCAGCAAGCCGGAAACACGACGCAGCCTGGCGCTCAATCAGCGGCGGGCGCCGGCGTCGCTGGACCGCCCGTCGGCGAACGCCTGATGGGCAAGCTTTCGTTCATCGACAACGCGATCGACACGTCGACGCAGACGGTGCAGCTCAAGGCCACCTTCGACAACACAAACGGCCGGCTCTGGGCGGGGCAGTTCACGGCGACCTCCCTCCATCTGTTCGACGAGGACGGCGCCCTGGTCGTGCCGACGCAGGCCATCGTGAATGGTCAGCGCGGGACCTACGTGTACGTCATCGATCAGGCCGACACGGCGAGGCAGCGTGGCGTCGTCGTCGAGCGACAGGAGAGCGGGCTTGCCGTCATCGCCAGCGGAATTCACGATGGTGACCGTGTCGTGACGGACGGCCAGTCGCGTCTCACGCCCGACGCGCCGGTTCGCATTCGCGGCGCCAATGATATGGGCGGTGGTGGAGCCTCCGGCAGCGGCCGGCGCGGCCGAGGAGGAAAGGGCCGTGCGGGTGGTGGCGGCGGCGGGGGCGGCTCGGGGGGCGGACAGCCGAGCGGCAACGGAGGCGGCACGGGCAGCCGTTAG
- a CDS encoding FAD-dependent oxidoreductase, whose product MPKPVILAVDDDPEVLNAVDRDLRAHFRTDYRVIKVGSGRQAVDTTLQLKQRGSPVALFLVDERMPEMSGTQFLAEAKKLYPEARKVLLTAYADTETAILAINRIGLDHYLLKPWEPPTERLYPVLDDLLADWRATVRPSQDGLRVAGTSLSPTSYALKDFLSGNGVPYQWIDLDSDPAMRALVEAMPDGLQKLPVVLFPDGTTMVQPTPLEVAERLGMQTHAKSKQYDFIVIGGGPAGLAASVYAGSEGLRTILVERYATGGQAGTSSQIENYLGFPSGVSGADLARRATTQAKRFGVEVVTAQDVASIERRDPYRVVKLSDGSEVQAKAILISSGMEVRRLDVPGIEGLVGTGVFYGAALTEAATYRDRDVYVVGGANSAGQGAMFFSRYARRVTMLVRGESLTSSMSQYLIDRIADTKNVEVLTRSVITSVRGTGKLESVTISDLAAGTSREVPADALFIFIGTSPRTDMVAGLVERDAQGFILTGRDLMVDGHPPQGWPLTRDPFLFETSVPGVFAAGDARRGSGKRVAAAVGEGSATVSMVHEYLETV is encoded by the coding sequence ATGCCCAAACCCGTCATTCTCGCCGTCGACGACGACCCCGAGGTCCTGAACGCCGTCGACCGTGATCTTCGGGCGCATTTTCGGACCGACTACCGCGTCATAAAGGTCGGCTCGGGGCGTCAGGCGGTCGACACGACGCTCCAGCTCAAGCAACGGGGATCTCCGGTCGCGCTCTTTCTCGTCGACGAGCGCATGCCGGAGATGTCGGGCACGCAGTTTCTCGCTGAGGCGAAGAAGCTGTATCCCGAAGCGCGCAAGGTTCTGCTCACGGCGTACGCCGACACCGAGACCGCGATCCTCGCCATTAATAGGATCGGGCTTGATCATTATTTGCTAAAACCTTGGGAGCCGCCGACGGAGCGGCTGTATCCGGTGCTGGACGACCTCCTCGCCGATTGGCGGGCGACGGTGCGGCCGTCGCAGGACGGGCTGCGCGTCGCGGGGACGTCGCTGTCGCCGACGAGCTACGCGCTCAAGGATTTTCTGTCCGGCAACGGTGTGCCGTACCAGTGGATCGACCTGGACTCGGACCCGGCGATGCGGGCGTTGGTCGAGGCGATGCCGGACGGGTTGCAGAAGCTGCCCGTCGTGCTGTTCCCCGATGGCACGACCATGGTGCAGCCGACGCCGCTCGAGGTCGCCGAGCGGCTGGGGATGCAGACGCACGCGAAGTCGAAGCAGTACGACTTCATCGTGATCGGGGGCGGGCCGGCGGGTCTCGCGGCGTCGGTGTACGCCGGCTCCGAGGGGCTGCGCACGATTCTCGTCGAGCGTTACGCCACCGGAGGACAGGCGGGCACGAGCTCGCAGATCGAGAACTACCTCGGGTTCCCGAGCGGCGTGAGCGGCGCCGACCTCGCGCGCCGTGCGACGACGCAGGCGAAGCGGTTCGGCGTCGAGGTGGTCACGGCGCAGGACGTGGCGTCGATCGAGCGGCGCGATCCGTATCGCGTCGTGAAGTTGTCCGACGGTTCCGAGGTGCAGGCGAAAGCCATCCTCATCTCGTCGGGAATGGAAGTTCGAAGACTCGACGTTCCAGGCATCGAAGGGCTCGTCGGAACTGGTGTGTTTTACGGCGCGGCACTCACCGAGGCGGCGACGTATCGCGACCGCGACGTCTACGTCGTGGGCGGCGCGAATTCGGCGGGGCAGGGCGCGATGTTCTTCTCGCGCTACGCGCGCCGCGTGACGATGCTCGTGCGAGGCGAATCGCTCACGTCGAGCATGTCCCAGTATCTGATCGACCGCATCGCCGACACGAAGAACGTCGAGGTGCTCACACGGTCGGTCATCACCAGCGTGCGCGGCACAGGCAAGCTCGAGTCGGTCACGATCTCGGATCTCGCGGCAGGCACGTCGCGCGAGGTGCCGGCCGACGCGCTGTTCATCTTCATTGGCACCTCGCCGCGCACGGATATGGTCGCGGGGCTCGTCGAGCGGGACGCGCAGGGCTTCATCCTCACGGGGCGCGATCTCATGGTCGACGGGCATCCGCCGCAAGGTTGGCCGCTCACTCGCGATCCATTTTTGTTCGAGACGAGCGTGCCGGGCGTGTTCGCCGCGGGCGACGCGCGCCGCGGATCGGGTAAGCGCGTCGCGGCGGCGGTGGGCGAAGGATCGGCGACGGTGAGCATGGTCCACGAATATCTGGAGACGGTCTGA
- a CDS encoding protein kinase — translation MTELADTQDQIVCPSCESPVDPRAVVCGVCGAVLASGIESEQATELLRKLRDALQGRYVLGTAIGLGRAGITIRARRQSGSNRDVAIKVAWDDPIARRDLAREADLAAQVVHPNVLPMTRIDIAPPLVAVEMPLVEGGTLGDLIDSGTQVPYQRVVEIVRGIGKALDEAHERGIVHGALRPEKIHLDRDGNAIISGFMLGQFPSGDRDAPLPNSIGSPAYTAFEQRHNLQTIDGRADQFSLAVTIYEVLCGRRTWRLPADGVLEIDAIEIVPHRAIAPAVPLSAGAAIKRATWKDPSYRYDTISDFIAGLTGTALEGTPAEQLAKVDRSDIKRRSPVWILAPLAALIMLAVGVRPDVRKTATHWWHVAFTDNTMFLPGGSISGPSVDPSAPPTMPSPDMGQSNRKQGEGAPSNTRVGDETQRVGPAAGPDRTFDPYPKGPLPRGETSVDSKRIDDPKSKGSSRSQDGSSKSGSGRTSGSPRVSVDAGAVSRDGGNGSPTLAGDPINAGPNAGFVAVSAANGDGVSVYIDGILRGKAPFIFRASPGKHVVSVRGTGNLSFGSMSVTITARDTARAVFSPNAGRP, via the coding sequence GTGACCGAACTCGCTGACACGCAGGACCAAATCGTTTGTCCGTCGTGTGAGAGTCCTGTGGATCCGCGTGCCGTCGTATGCGGAGTCTGCGGGGCCGTGCTCGCGAGCGGCATCGAGAGCGAGCAGGCCACGGAGCTCCTTCGCAAGCTCCGCGACGCGTTGCAGGGAAGGTACGTGCTCGGAACCGCGATCGGTCTCGGACGGGCGGGGATCACCATTCGCGCGCGCCGCCAGAGCGGCTCGAATCGCGACGTCGCCATCAAGGTCGCCTGGGACGATCCGATCGCGCGGCGCGACTTGGCGCGCGAGGCCGACCTCGCCGCGCAGGTCGTGCACCCGAACGTGCTGCCGATGACGCGCATCGACATCGCGCCGCCGCTCGTCGCGGTCGAGATGCCGCTTGTCGAAGGCGGAACGCTCGGCGATCTGATCGACTCCGGAACGCAGGTGCCGTATCAGCGCGTCGTCGAAATCGTCCGCGGCATCGGCAAGGCATTGGACGAGGCGCACGAGCGCGGCATCGTCCACGGCGCGCTGCGTCCGGAGAAGATCCACCTCGACCGCGACGGCAACGCGATCATCTCGGGCTTCATGCTCGGGCAGTTCCCGAGCGGAGACCGCGACGCACCGCTCCCGAACTCGATCGGTTCGCCGGCATACACGGCGTTCGAGCAGCGGCACAACCTGCAAACGATCGATGGTCGCGCCGACCAGTTTTCGCTCGCCGTCACCATATACGAGGTGCTGTGCGGACGCCGCACGTGGCGCCTTCCAGCAGACGGCGTGCTCGAGATCGACGCGATCGAGATCGTCCCACACCGGGCGATCGCGCCGGCCGTGCCGCTGAGCGCGGGCGCCGCGATCAAGCGCGCGACGTGGAAGGACCCGAGCTACCGCTACGACACCATCAGCGATTTCATCGCCGGTCTTACGGGCACGGCGCTCGAAGGCACGCCGGCGGAGCAGTTGGCGAAGGTGGACCGCAGTGACATCAAGCGCCGCTCGCCAGTGTGGATTCTCGCGCCGCTCGCGGCGCTGATCATGCTCGCCGTGGGCGTTCGTCCAGACGTGAGGAAGACGGCCACCCACTGGTGGCACGTCGCGTTCACGGACAACACGATGTTCTTGCCCGGCGGGAGCATCTCGGGCCCCAGCGTGGACCCGAGCGCTCCGCCGACAATGCCCAGCCCCGACATGGGCCAGTCAAACCGCAAACAAGGTGAAGGCGCCCCGAGCAACACGCGCGTCGGCGACGAGACGCAGCGAGTGGGGCCGGCCGCGGGACCCGATCGCACATTCGATCCGTATCCCAAAGGGCCGCTGCCGAGAGGCGAGACGTCGGTCGACTCCAAGCGAATCGACGATCCGAAGTCGAAGGGCAGCTCCCGATCGCAAGACGGATCTTCGAAGTCGGGCAGCGGACGAACGAGCGGTTCGCCGCGAGTTTCGGTCGACGCCGGCGCCGTGTCGCGCGACGGTGGGAACGGATCGCCGACGCTCGCGGGCGACCCGATCAACGCCGGCCCCAACGCCGGATTCGTCGCCGTGTCGGCGGCGAATGGAGACGGCGTGTCGGTGTACATTGACGGAATTCTTCGCGGCAAGGCGCCCTTCATTTTTCGAGCGTCGCCAGGCAAACACGTCGTATCGGTGCGCGGAACCGGAAACTTGTCGTTCGGGTCGATGTCCGTGACGATCACGGCACGCGATACCGCGCGCGCCGTCTTCTCGCCCAACGCAGGTCGTCCCTAA
- a CDS encoding type II secretion system F family protein, whose amino-acid sequence TMTRLVSALIIPGALFAWGPHDSSFMVLLSGAIGIALGLVAPPALLERMRRLRQERIVRSIPDTLDLLLVCVEAGVSLDAALLRVGREMVLLHPELANELLTMNRRMNAGMRREEALHGLYERTGVDELRSLGSNMIQSERWGTSIAKVLRVYSESLRRKRRQAAEKKAAVAATKMVFPLALFILPALFAVIGGPAVIAIGPVFAAMGQ is encoded by the coding sequence CACGATGACCCGGCTGGTGTCGGCGCTGATCATCCCGGGCGCGTTGTTCGCCTGGGGGCCGCACGACTCGAGCTTCATGGTGCTGTTGAGCGGCGCTATCGGCATCGCGCTGGGTCTCGTCGCGCCGCCCGCGTTGCTGGAGCGTATGCGCCGGCTGCGCCAGGAGCGGATCGTCCGTTCGATTCCGGATACGCTTGACTTGCTGTTGGTTTGCGTTGAAGCGGGGGTGAGCCTCGACGCCGCGTTGTTGCGCGTCGGCCGCGAAATGGTGCTGTTGCATCCCGAATTGGCCAACGAGCTGTTGACGATGAACCGGCGCATGAACGCCGGTATGCGGCGTGAAGAGGCGCTGCACGGTCTCTACGAACGGACCGGCGTCGATGAGTTGCGGTCGCTCGGCTCGAACATGATTCAGAGCGAGCGTTGGGGAACGTCGATCGCGAAGGTGCTGCGCGTGTACTCGGAGTCGCTGCGGCGCAAGCGGCGCCAGGCGGCCGAGAAGAAGGCGGCGGTGGCGGCGACGAAGATGGTGTTCCCCTTGGCGTTGTTCATTCTTCCCGCGTTGTTCGCGGTCATCGGAGGCCCGGCGGTCATCGCGATCGGCCCGGTCTTCGCGGCGATGGGCCAGTAA